The Quercus robur chromosome 7, dhQueRobu3.1, whole genome shotgun sequence genome has a segment encoding these proteins:
- the LOC126692627 gene encoding protein LURP-one-related 5-like, producing MSRIHPACQNRSHDDTLTLEERSEEDTDQLQLQRLVRPSVLTVWKRSSMTFQGTDGFTVFDHHGRLAFRVDNYSRKSSCNIIKGGGLILMDGAGNALLTLKPQVFSMQYQWNAYRGEDKMGKRVTSTTSKVFSMRSGSTLFHSSKDEAIVMMMGSSSSSSSGPSTNDINTDHHHKTPDFRIEGCFRRRNCKIIKCSSGEMVARIARKRVNNRRILLGDDVFSLAVQPGFDPQLIMAFVIILDRICSKPFAPVLCS from the exons ATGTCAAGAATTCATCCTGCTTGTCAGAATAGAAGCCATGATGATACGTTAACTTTGGAGGAAAGGAGCGAAGAAGATACTGATCAGCTTCAGCTACAACGTCTAGTACGTCCTTCTGTGCTCACCGTGTGGAAGCGATCTAGCATGACTTTCCAGGGGACTGACGGATTCACCGTTTTTGACCACCATGGAAGGCTGGCTTTTCGAGTTGACAACTATTCCAGGAAAAGCTCTTGCAATATTATTAAAGGAGGAGGACTCATCCTCATGGACGGAGCTGGAAATGCTTTGCTAACTCTCAAACCCCAG GTATTTAGCATGCAATACCAGTGGAATGCATATAGAGGAGAAGATAAAATGGGAAAAAGGGTGACTAGTACTACTTCAAAGGTATTCTCGATGAGAAGTGGATCAACGCTTTTCCACAGTAGCAAAGACGAGGcaatagtgatgatgatgggatcatcatcatcatcatcatcaggaCCTAGTACTAATGATATTAATACTGATCATCATCATAAGACACCAGATTTCAGGATCGAGGGATGTTTTAGGAGGCGAAATTGCAAAATAATAAAGTGTAGCAGTGGAGAAATGGTGGCAAGGATTGCTAGGAAGAGAGTGAACAACAGGAGGATATTGCTTGGAGATGACGTTTTCAGCCTAGCAGTACAACCTGGCTTCGACCCTCAGCTTATTATGGCCTTTGTAATTATCTTGGACCGCATTTGCAGTAAGCCATTTGCCCCGGTCTTGTGttcctaa